CTTATCTACTCAAAATGCCGATAGCTCGCCTGGCTGCCTGCCATCACTAGAAAGTAGTAATGTGTTTTTATACGGCACAAGAAGGTTATCTTTGAAAGCGCTCTAAAATTGACATGTCAAACCTTGTCCAGATACGCATATTCAGGCGAAGCtgccgacgacgatgatgaagaATCTCAATCTCTGACGAAGGGGACCGACGGTGATGTAGGGATGGTAAAGGTTGACAAGGACAGAAGTGGTGGTGTCAGTAGTGCTTTCAGCTTGGAAGACGAGGCTGAGGAGGACAAAAGAGAGTAGTATCCCATTGTTCCATATGGCCAGATACCAGGAAACAAGTGACCTGCTGGAGCAAGAATGCTCCAAGGTTCCTgagctttcttcttctttttggtGGTGATTTGATCTTCTCATTTGTACCTTCTCAGTTACACAGGTCATGTAGAAGCGCACCATTTTATCCATTCCTGCGAGGATAGTATGTTCGTGGTGTTCCATGTGGAGTTTCACATAGGCCAGGATGGTGCACATTATTTAAATGACTACACATTCACAACAGTGTACATATCTGTTTTTGTTACCGGTTGTGCATTGCCTGATGTATCATGGTATCATGTATGAAACTGGTGAACGCAGTGTTTGATAGATCTGTTTGCCTAATTGACTGGAAGTTGCAGATGAAAAATAGCCAAAGTTTTTAATCCAAAACTCCAGTTCTCCTGCACTAGCACTAACCATCCAATTACTTCAATGCTTTTGGTTCCAAGACCTGGCATCAAGGTATTTAAGCCATAACAGTTCAATCTTTCTATTGTTAAAGCATCAGCAGATTCTGGTGAGAAGATTTTTCAATAGCGGATTCTATGCACGGGATAGATAAAATCGTAATAAAACACTGTTCGTTGTCGTGAGAAGATTTTTTGATAGCTGGATTGTATACATGAGATAGGTAAAGGCAATCCAGTTCCTCTGCAGGCAGTattgctcactgacatgtgaatCCTACAgatccttgggcccacatgttagtgaagaGTACTGCACCGCAGAAGACCctgagggcctgtttgggggagctttagattctgagaagcagttgtttggtagccagcttctgagaatctagaaaagctctgaaactcagcttctccagcttctgacttagttcatttttcagaatctatAACTACAGATTttcagaagctgtggactgtttagagcagcttctagcagaagcagcttttgggaaaagctgcacctgggacaagctcccccaaacagggcctgAGTCACTCAGGTAAGAGAaacaatccatttttttttcagattttaagAAATTGTAGTtataaattcagaaaataaactagaaaccAGAAGCTAGAAAATCTAGCTTCTTCCATATCCTCAAAATGTAGCTACCAACCAGTTATTTCTCGGAATCTTAAGCTCTCCGAACAAGCCCTTTATCATAATAAAACACTATTGTACTCTCTAGCTGAAGCTGTGCGTGCAGCCTTGAGTCCTTGACAGCTGACGTTAAACATTCCAACGGCAGATGGCATCATGGCAAACAGGCAAAGAGCCAAAGATGCAGGCTGAGCATATAAAACCCTTTGCTGGTCAAGCCGCGGCATGACTGACAATTGCACAAACATGCGTCAAAGAAGTACAAGGCCAAGGAAAGATGATTACAAGTCACTGGTTAACTCGAGAATTGATGGCTGTGACACCGTTCTTGATCAAGGCACAAGATTCTTCACTTCAGCCAAGCAATTTTCTCATCAAGAACGAAAGAGTACAAGGATGGCGTGACAAACTCTGAATTCTTACAGAGTAAGGCTTTGTCTGATTCTTCCTCCCTCTGTAGAACGGTTTGTTCTATGTTGTGAGTTATGACATGCTTTCATAAACTCCTCCCTATTTACACAAATGAAATCAGGTGAGCTCCCCTGCTAACTTGGGTTCAAAATGAGAACACTGTAAGCGGTTTGAACAACACAACTAGGCATCTACAAGCTTTACCTTCTGCAATTCTGAACTAGAGTCTAGAGGTCATGAGTTGACATGCTTGTCTAGGAAAGCGTTTGCCAGATTTCTGAAGCTGGTATTAGCATCTCCAGCCGCGGCATACTCACTTACTGCCTTAAGTACTTCTGGTTTCAGAATATCTTTCTTTGTCGAAGGGTTACACAGATAATATAAAGCCCCAAGTGCATAGTTCACCTGTGAAATCATTGGAATGGAATTATTCGTATAGGAGAAACTACAGAAAAGTGACGAATCAATAAgaaaatctattttttcaaaagaacaaaacatTCATTTCAGTAATTGGATAGTGTTGAAGTTATGGTTTCAGAAATACTAACCGTATTCTTCACTGGGCTAGATAAGCATTGTATGACCAACGGAATTCCACCGCATTGAGTAATGACTGAAGCATTTGCTGGATCTGCATATATACAAATAGACCaataagattttaaaaaaaaatctatgtttGCTGGAAACACAATTAAAAAGTGGGAACATTAAAAGGGAAAATTGGGAGCTTGAAGTATTGCATTGCTCACCGGCACAAGAGTTACAGATTCCACCGATGCCAAATTCGATAAGCCTTTCGTTTGGCTCCGTAATGCAGTCCAAGAACAATTCAAGGATATTTAGCTGAGAAAGCAAAACAGATAGACAAGTTACTGAACATGATCGCTAATTCAAGTCAATCCTTATAGCACATGAAATCTGCACAAACTGTTCCTAAAGAACAAGTGTGCGAGATAACAACCTGGCGCATAAAGGTGTAGTTATAAGGATCATATGCGAAATTCGCCAAATTTGCAACAATTCTCTCCTTGGACTCTGcgataacaaaaataaaatagaatcaATGAACAATGTTTAATAAGCATCCAATGCCATGTAAACTCTGGCGTCCATGAACCGATGAACTTATTCTACTCGACAGTATAATCCCGaattatattatcatttttaaaaaatgaactagcTTATGCTGGCTTTTATCAATAGGAGAAAAATGAAGAAACAATTCGGCTGCTATG
The nucleotide sequence above comes from Oryza glaberrima chromosome 11, OglaRS2, whole genome shotgun sequence. Encoded proteins:
- the LOC127754551 gene encoding uncharacterized protein LOC127754551; its protein translation is MFTNAQRQVERTGRHGTPRDQHLQDLVTQFQEATDEESKERIVANLANFAYDPYNYTFMRQLNILELFLDCITEPNERLIEFGIGGICNSCADPANASVITQCGGIPLVIQCLSSPVKNTVNYALGALYYLCNPSTKKDILKPEVLKAVSEYAAAGDANTSFRNLANAFLDKHVNS